A region of the Apium graveolens cultivar Ventura chromosome 6, ASM990537v1, whole genome shotgun sequence genome:
aggaggaagaaagattgaaaaactttctggaaacaactgtcagttatctgaagatactgatgtaagctttactccttgtacattttgtagttggttttggaatcattgagaatggaatttgttcttcaatatattaagcataaattggaggagattgttacgtactgattctcaatgatcagaagaagctcaggatctagTTGTTCGGgtgttatcagtatttgatgtgtcgtcaaGATGTAACACATCATCAgtatttggatgtcatcagtaaTTGGAGGcagtcagcttagaagatttATTTTATTCCTTGTATTGTGGAATAGATATCTTTTActtctgagttataggactttatctattcagttgaagatatgtatccGTTTCGGTTaacttttgataatgcatatcctagattgtttagttgtagttgtgcattatataaacacagtttaggttaTCACATAGTGAATTAACTTGAGCATCATACAACCTAgtagctctcaagaacatcagtatttcttgagagagttttgtaacagcttttaatcagaaatataaaaagctgttattttttattacttgttcaaaacatttatacaactgtatccaacccccttaaataattgtatccTTACTGGGAAACACTTTGAAAATTCTTGGAAGTACttatatatacatatgagatgagttgtgcctatcaacaagaaaaACGCATGGGGAACTTCAATGCAGTTCGAGTTCTTAGGATATAATAGGATTCTTCAAAGGACAAGGAGTAGTAGACTCTAGTAATTTATGTACTGGAGCGACTACTGGTGTGTCACATGTAAAAATGTGAATTATGTTAAAAGCCTGGATGTATGGGCCACACATAATATGCCCGAATGTGGAAAGGGTAACAACTGGATGTATGAGAGTCgtccttctacatgtagagaacaataaatatttaccattatacgactgatcatcttATCTCGGGGGCTCCGGtaaatgtcctattcttccaattgaaattgagatgcaataccgtaacccaagcctaggtgctgggtttaccattaaggtatttgcaaaCTAAATAAGTCAATCAAAAGTATTGTTTCGAAAAGAGGTGTATAACACCAAGAAAGTGATTCTTCTGAGTATATAATATTATCGAGAGTATTGTCAAGATTTTTGATATGTATTAAATATCTGATTTGATTTAAAGAGAAAAATGTGTATACCACCAAGTTTTCAAATCGTCATATTATATGATGAAGTATTATTTTAACAATTATTTTCAAACTATTTTGTACATTATGACTGGACACTATTGCTTactctttttttttaaaatgtcacaacacatcagataaccagtatgccggtgtgggattTAGTCGCTTGCAGTCGTGTAGGGAAATCTTTGCAGCTTCGTTTAAGGTGGGCGAGAgtattcagataggtataagatatcagtagtaaatattgtaacttcatgtagaggttacgaataattgtttgagatcttGTAAAGTATATTTGAGTTGTAACAaaagatgatacttgttgtacatctattctaaggctataacttgaGAGTATGTGAGATTGGGGGtttgtgatatggaattattggattattgagttaatacaggTTATACATAATAGAAGGATTGTGTGACGACCCAGATTACTGACCTCGTATTTGGGGTCGTTACATTTTATTTGTAAATATCTCCACTTTTGTACAAGCTAGACTGACTTATCGACATCTTCACTTCTATATAGGCCAAATTGACTTCTCTACGAGTaaagtgacttctctacaagtgaTGTGATTTCTCTACAAGTAAATTGACTTCTTTACAAGCCAaatttgacttctcgatatacttctcgatataacttggTCTGTGACTTCTTGACATTTGACTTTGAACATTTTTCAATCCACAACATTATTCTTCACCAAACAGCTTATCTTCATTATGAGGCATGATCaaacttgatcttcttccaaaaaTTTATTCCTAACTTTTTGGTTGTTTActgaaaaatactccagtctagtctatactaacatttttacagacttaagaaaCATCATTACAAATTACATAAGATTACAAGTCAACTGCagtgtgacttagtcttgttatataaaagcatgtcttgcacaatactGTGTAATATTTAAAAGTATTTATTATAAATACACATttatatttacatttatttatcataaatatacatatatatgatatatatatataattataaatatatttattttgtgtATCTCGTATCGTGTTATGTACCTAAAAATTAAACACACAATTAACACTATATCTTGATTGTGTATTTCATATTTGTGTATTTTTTTTGCTGGAAATACAAATACTAAGATTTTGTATGTGGCGTGGAAAATTGGGGGTCTAATTTTAAGCATTTGACAACGGACAAATACCTTTAATTTCAAAAAAAGGAAAAGAATGGGGAAAAGAAAAAGGGGGAGCGGAGAAGATGCACGGAGCTAGCAGGGGCCATTAATTTATTacaaaaaaaaatgattttagtTATAAAAAAACTAAATGCAGTGGGAAGAGGGGACTAAAAAAGGAGGGGAGCACGCACGCTCACTTAGGTCTGTCAATGGATCGGGTTTGGATCAGATCGGCCTAAATCCATATCCTTATCCATTTATTTTTTCGGATTCGGATTCGGATTCGGATCAGATCGACTCCGGATTTTTTATAGGCCGATCCATATCCGGATCCGTTCGGATcacggatttcggatcggatatccgctccatttatgtatatttattttttaacttaAATTATTACAAAATTCTATGTAAAATTGACAATTCCGAAAAATATTAATAAACAAGTAGAATACAACGAAGTCCAAAGATAAATTACAAACTACAATTCGCTTTTTGAAAGAAACATACTATTGGGTTGTACACTACTTTAAGTTTAACAATGAAAAAAATTGATGTTGCGAAATAAAGGTGTTATATGAATTGAGATTTGGGTTATACGGCTCGAAACGGTAAAAGAATTAGGATTAAAGAAATAGACTGAAGCAAAGAGTCTGAACCAAACGAAATATAAATAATGAGACTTGACTAGAGGATAATACGTTTAaatttagaattattaaaaattatttttagtacattatatatatataaactggaTCGGGTTATTAACGGATCGGATCGGCCTAAATCTATATCCGCTCCATTTATAATCGAATTTTTCTTATTGGATTGAATCTCGGATCGGATTTTTTATAGGTCGATCCATATCCGTTAAAATGGCCTCGGATCGGATCGGGTCGGATCGGATTTTCGCTGGCCTACGCTCACTCAATACTCACTCATTTCAGAAGATATTTGAGGAGAGAGAGTGAGATAAGAAGAAGAGTGAGTGAGTGAGTGAGTGAGTGAGTGAGGTCCATTGCTTCTTCTGCCCTTGAGGTTCGCTCTCTTCCCCCCTCCTACTCAATTGGTATAATTCATTTTAAATTCATTGTATTTACCTTTATTTCATTCATCGCCTCTGCCTACTGCTGTGTGTATGTGCGTATGTATACATAATTTTATATACATCTCTCTCGTGCCTCTTGTGATGAAGCTTCGATcgactatatatatatgtgtgtgtgtatgaaTTTGAGAAAATTATGTGGAATATGTTTGATTTTGTTTGACAATCAAATATTTTGAGTTGAGTTTGTTGTGTGTGTGATTTTCTCAAGCTGTTGGTCATCGCTTAAAGCTTGCATCCAATACCTTTGCTAATTTTTACCAATTTGTGTGCATATTTTTCTCATCGTGTTCTAAACGATTTAATTGACTCCCCTTGTGCCCCCCTCCCAACACACTCTTAAGCTTTTAGTATTCATTTTAAGCTTCAATCAAATTTATGTACGTCAATTTCACCTACTTTACTATTGTATGTACATCTCATTTTCATTTTGTTCAATAATTGACTCTCTGTGTGTGTGTCTGTGTAAATACAACTTATATACATTTAGATACAGATATTTCTTAAGCATCTTCTCATCATTTGAAGCCTGAATCTAattttgtgtttgttgatttcAGCCACTTAATCATTTTACATGAATTCCTTTGTGTTTCCGTAATAAAATTCATTATGTTAAGAATCGGTGTGCTAAATTATGATACAGGAGATCTGTTGCAAATTACTTGCCTGTTCATAAAATATGCCTTCATAACCAATTGATTAAATACGTCTTCTTCAAGTTGTAAATTTATGTTTCTTAGCAGTCAATTCTAGATACTAAAGTTATTATTACAATATTCTAAAAAGGAAACATGACATTGTGTACGTTTCAGCTGTTTTACTTGTCCCTGCTATGGCTTCGGTGAATACCGCTTTGACATCTTTCGTTTGTAAGAGTGGTGTCCATTCTGCTTCCTCAAAGTTTCCAAATACTGCTTTTTTGCCTGGGTTCGATGTTGGTGGCAATGCTGGTAGCAAATGGAAGAAGGAAAAATATATCCCTTCCTCTTCAGGATCGAGAGCTACATTGGCCTTCGATCCTTCTTCAACCAACAAGGAAAAGACTACTAAACCAAGGAAGCACACTGTTGATCCCGCAGCCCCTGATTTCCTTCCTCTTCCATCATTTAACCAGTGTTTTCCAAGGAGCACGAAGGAATATACGTCAGTTTTTGTTTCTTCTTTTCTAGTATATAAACTCACCTATCTAGTCTAGGTTCTGTACATTTTATAATTTTCCCATGCTTCTTCCAACcttgttttatttgataatatgCATCCATACATTTTGCTCAGATACATGCACATGCTCCCTGATACAATTTTTTAGTGaataattattagttttaaattaCAGGGAAGTTACTCATGAAGAATCTGGTCATGTGCTTAAAGTTCCATTCCGACGCGTTCATTTAGCAGGAGATGAACCTCATTTTGACACCTATGATACCAGTGGTCCCCAAGACATAAGCCCGCGTATTGGTATGGAACTGAGATTTGTTCTCTAGAAAATGTTGGGTTGTGTTTATTTATTCCTGTTATTGATAAATTTCTAATATTTTTAACATGTTGTATAGATAATCTATTTGTATACAATATTCAGCATTTTACCAAAAGTTTTTTATTTCACAGATTCCTCTTCGATTCATTTACTCTACTTTATTTTTAATAGGATTTTTAATTCCAAGCTGGATTATGGTTGCATCTAAATTATGCCTTTAAACTTGGTGGCTCGGATCGTTTTTGCATTTTCTCCTTATGAAACTTTAACATATGTGTAATGATGTTATACATTCTCTGACTTTACGCCTTAAAATTTTTGCTTATTCATGATTAATCATACACGGTGTATGTTTTCTTAAAGGACTTCCCAAGTTGCGGAAGGAGTGGATTGACAAGCGGGAGAAGTTAGGTTTTCCAAGATTTACACAGATGTTCTATGCTAAGAAGGGGATTATAACAGAGGAAATGGTGTACTGTGCTGCTCGTGAGAAGCTTGATCCAGAGTTTGTGAGGGCAGAGGTTGCCCGTGGCCGTGCAATAATTCCTTCCAACAAGAAGCATTTAGAATTGGAGCCGATGATAGTTGGAAGGAATTTCTTGGTTAAAGTGAATGCAAATATCGGAAATTCTGCTGTTGTGAGTTCCATTGAGGAAGAAGTCCAGAAGCTTCAGTGGGCTACAATGTGGGGTGCTGATACCATTATGGATCTTTCTACAGGGCGTCACATCCATGAAACTCGTGAGTGGATTTTACGTAATTCTTCTGTTCCAGTGGGCACCGTTCCCATCTATCAAGCACTTGAAAAGGTCGATGGAATTGCCGAAAATCTGACCTGGGAAGTTTTCAGGGAGACTTTAATTGAACAGGCTGAACAAGGTGTGGATTATTTCACCATCCATGCAGGAGTCCTGCTTCGCTACATTCCACTAACTGCAAAACGAATGACTGGAATTGTTTCTCGAGGGGGATCTATCCATGCAAAGTGGTGTTTGACTTATCATAGGGAAAATTTTGCTTATGAGCACTGGGATGACATACTGGATATCTGCAATCAATATGATATAGCGCTGTCCATAGGTGATGGACTGCGACCAGGATCGATATATGATGCCAATGACACTGCTCAGTTCGCAGAGCTCTTAACTCAAGGAGAACTGACACGTAGAGCTTGGGAAAAAGATGTTCAGGTAATGACCTTATTAGTATGCTTAAGTATATTAAATGTATTTGTTTTATAATCCTTTTCTTACATAGCTTTCTTTGCAAATCTGTCTTCTTTTATATCTGGTAGAGTAACAGCTGCAGTCTATAGCATATAGGCATTATCAGTTAACTTTTAGCATTAGTGATGATGCCTATGGTTTCTACGCATTGAAGTTTTGGTTGATTTATGTTGAAAAGGATGGATAGTGGTGTATTTTGACTCGGTTATCCTGATGGCTTATACTTGCTCTGTGTGGTACTTGAGAAACATGTAAAGTGTATATCGTTGGCTTTACACAAATGATCTTTTCAGTGCACTTTAAATAGATAATCAGTAAGGTGGGGATGCACTTGTTAAAATGTCAAAAATCTGATAACTGCCCTGTTTGGTCTTATGtttaagaatggttttaaaacTGTTGCAGAATTTGGTCAATTTGATGTATAGAAATGTATAGACCTGACACCTTGTGAAACTCCAGTTTTGCTGTCAAATTAatcattattattaatttttcaACAAGGAAATGGGTTAAGGCTATATCTGCTGTTAGTTTATCATTTTATCTAAGTAATTGGCAAGACTATGTTACTATTTTCAGGTGATGAATGAAGGGCCTGGACATATTCCAATGCACAAAATTCCAGAGAACATGCAAAAACAGCTGGAATGGTGCAATGAAGCTCCCTTCTACACCCTTGGACCTTTGACTACTGATATTGCTCCCGGTTATGATCACATTACATCAGCCATAGGTGCTGCCAACATAGGTGCCCTTGGCACGGCACTCCTTTGTTATGTTACCCCAAAAGAGCACCTGGGTTTGCCTAATAGGGACGATGTAAAAACTGGGGTCATTTCATACAAGATTGCTGCTCATGCAGCTGATTTAGCAAAAGGTCATCCACATGCTCAAGCCTGGGATGATGCACTTAGCAAGGCTAGATTTGAATTCCGTTGGCTGGACCAGTTTGCTTTATCATTGGACCCAATGACTGCCACATCCTTCCATGATGAAACCTTGCCATCAGATGGTGCAAAAGTGGCACATTTCTGCTCTATGTGTGGGCCAAAGTTCTGCTCCATGAAGATCACAGAAGATGTTCGCAAGTACGCTGAGGAGCATGGTTATGGGAGTGCTGAAGAAGCCGTACGGCAAGGGATGGATGCTATGAGTGCTGAATTTCTGGCAGCCAAAAAAACTGTGAGTGGTGAACAGCATGGTGAAAGTGGTGGAGAAATCTACCTGCCAGTGGACTACATCAATTCGGCAAAGAAGTGAAGGTCTGTAGCATTTAATTGTTAGCACTAACAGTTTCAGGTTATGGACAATATTATCCAAACAAGCTATTTTCCTACAAGCAGTAATAGCactataaacaatatatatatagacaTATAGAAATATTACAATAAGTTGATTGCATATATGTACACTCAAACTGTCAAAGGGGTTTATAAATTTTTTTCGTGCAATACACGTGTATCGCACATGCATTGCACATGCCACGCATGGATTCAGGTTCGGTGAAAGTATCCAGGTTTGGATTTCGCCAAGCCTGGACAGTACGATCCTTTGACATCCCTAATAAGCAGCAAATAGTTTTGGAATTATTTTCACTAGATAGTTAGTAATGTACTAAAAAACACAGACATACATCAATATCGTAAAAAAGGATCATTCTTTTTAGAAGTCTCCATTTTCTAAATGATCAGTTCTGCTTGCATTGGATTTACTATACAACTACTATTAATAAGAAAATTGTTGCAGGACTACCTTGTGAAAAATAAAACTGCTCCGGAACTTTATGGAAATGTGTGGGCTACAAAGGAGTGAGGACTGTTGATTCAGATCATTGTTTTCATGCTTTCGGTTAGTTCATAGTAGTTTGGTGAATATTTGAGACAAGCAGATGTTCCTTTATCTAGAATTTGGCAATAATACAGCAAAAACCTTTTGTGTCTTGTTTTACATGTTTCGTTGTCTCTATATTTCTTCCATTGACATAAGAAACGCACCAGGGGTGTCTGCATCTGCTTCAGCACTGGCTTATTAGGCCAGGGCAAGAGCAGGTCAGGCTGAGAAAGTCCCTTCGCACCTGAACAGGATAATGCCTGCGTAGGGAGTGTGCATTTTCTTGTTTATTGTTTCTGTGCTTCCACAGGAAGGGAGATTCATTCCACGCTCTGGGCTAGCTGCATATCCATGTTTAGCTGGTTCAGTATAGACGCGTCTCCCTGGTGTCCACGGAGTACTGAAAATGTAGTTCATTTCTCTTCTCTCACTCTTTAGCTCAAGTGGAGCTTGATAAGCCTACTTATAAGCTGAACTTGGCTAAAAGCTCCTCAGGAGGGAAAACCTTGGCATTAAATATTAATCTTTTCGGATTTATAAAGAAAAGTTGATCTTTTTTGCTGAAGTACCCAAAAATTTTCAGGGTTTAATGACCAGGAAAACTTTAAAAAGTAGTATTAGATCCTAAATAAAGCTTCCTTCATCAGTCAGGAGTAGGAGTTAATCTCCCTCTCCCCACCAATCTATTTTTCTTTTTTGCGGATTGATAGCCAGCCTTTTAAACCTTTTGCTCAGTTCATACTCATGGTATATACAAGCTGCTAATATGTAATGCATACTAGTATAACTTGATCGGGGGAGCTGCTGCATAACTAGAAGTCATGAATATTAGCTCTCATGCCAGGTCAATTCATTATATTCTGATTTGTAGCCCCTGCCCCCTCACGGGGAAGCTGTAGCTAAAGAAGCATTTCCCTTTTAAGCTGAAAAAGCAGATTTTGTTAGTTTCTTTTTTAGAATTGCATTGCGTGAATCTAACTTCTTTGTAGATTGCATGCTACAGAGAACCACTTGTAGAATTATATGTACTACTGATCTTCATCTGGGCATGATGCATAACCACCATTGATATGCCAATCCAATCAGGTTCTGCAACATCTGAACCAAGAAATATACAATTGTCACCATCTTCCTTACAGTTGAGATGCAAGAAATCTGATAAAACCTACATGCAAATCAATACCACTGCAGCAAATATGTAAATCATCGGCAGACACCCTTTAAACCAAAGAAAATTGTGTATGTTAAGCATACCCGATAAGAATGTCGTCGCATTCCGATACAGGGTGCAATTTATCACAATCCAGGAATGCAATTTACCACTGGAAGCGCATTTATCAAAGACGTACAAAGGAGAAATACTTAAATTTTCAAACCAAGCAAATAAACATGCAATCACTGCAATTCTCTTCACCTTTTCCATACTCCGTCTGTCATTATCAGCAAGACGAAGTAACTTTCTATCGTCTCCTTTTGGGCTCTCTGCTTACACTTGAAAAGCACCCTCTGTTTCTACCTTTCTCATGTTCCTCTGCCTGCAATGCATTAACAGGCTCTGCCAAAGATATGCTTAAAGACTCCTCTAGTGCAGACATTTAAGGCTCAAATTTGTCAGGCAATTCTAGCAACCAGGATTATCTtataatatcccgtaatttttagaataataataatagtaatacgACATTGGaaaaaaaagattaaaattagatagagattagaatttaaaatttgaattagattaatgggcctaaaatttgaaTCGCTAATAAATAGGGTTTTGTATTGTTATAAATACATCTTATTCGTTTTCCTcgtttttaatatcaaaattcgtagggttttttctcataaaaatcagcagtcttgtaaaattcgtagaaaattcacCGCAAGTCAGTATTCGTTGATcttggacttttcggaaaggtcttttcgatgtctacaactttcgtgttttatgttttccaagaaaatataGTTTTAGAGAGTCAAAAAGGCTTAATTCAGATCTGATTAGaatttgaggtaagttttcgatcaaAGTTACTAGTATTCTCTAAACTATGTGTTAcgtgtaacgtctgggaaatattatgtaattatttttatcaataaataattattacgtgatttttatgtgaattttagtgaattatttgatgatggataataatatttggatgtttatttctgataaaattgagatattttaatttccaattatccagaattaaatctagataattttggtattttttctggtaatttttagattatcatatgattttataaggatttatagaattaataatgattattcttacataattataaaattgattttagaattagaaatcgttccacttcaatcttttttacatttttacaacccaaaactcttccgaaaactccttcctaacctaatctgataattctgaacactttttatgttttgactttctcaatctggggtacggtttgacctgtacgagtcccggtgtgaaatttttgatacgcaactcattttatttatcgataaaaatccatattctcaaaaagcgagacattattaccttaatttcgtataaattattttataagaagctctattttgataattatccaaatttgttattaaaatcgtatcgtctttttagttatttagcggctaagtaacctattttcggattcgacatgtaaatgtaattatcgaattattaaataaataaaatttgtgaTGAGTCTGTTAGCTGTGTGTCACCTTATTGTTAATTTTGGGTAATTGTTGGATACGAACCTTATTTATGTAAGTAATTATTGAACGGTATggtattattttgtttttaaaatgattttattgaatatttattcttataaatgctaaaatcatctctaaaattattttggttgctttataattttattaattatttttaagagtttataaaatttagaaattaacactttattgattgattatttttaaatgattttctgaattgcACTTAACTgtaaaattagtatttaattccaaaatatttcaaaaatcatgaaaattttattttattgacttttaaatatttggagaattttaaaatttctttgggaattttctggcttttatttaaccaCATGCGTATTCGTTAAATTGAAAAGAATACATGTCCAATGCGCattataaaaatgatttaaaaatcttgcaaatttaattttattaacttCTAATTATTTCgggatatttttttttctttaaataaatTGTTTTCGTAAATTTTCGGATTATTTTACACGTTAAACACTCGTTCAATTTTTAAAATTGCGGTACAAAAAAGGGTGATAACGTGAATAAAATAAAGATAACaagtaaaaagaaaaaaatatatatataaaacctAATTCACCCCCCAACCCCTGTTCTGTATCACCGCCATTCACCACCGACTGCCCTCTCTCGTTTTCTCAAATCACTCTGGACTCTCTCTCTACTTTCTCTCTGTCATCTCTCTCTCTTAACATCAATCTCTCCCACCCCTCTGTTCTCTCTTTCCCCG
Encoded here:
- the LOC141666452 gene encoding phosphomethylpyrimidine synthase, chloroplastic-like, with amino-acid sequence MASVNTALTSFVCKSGVHSASSKFPNTAFLPGFDVGGNAGSKWKKEKYIPSSSGSRATLAFDPSSTNKEKTTKPRKHTVDPAAPDFLPLPSFNQCFPRSTKEYTEVTHEESGHVLKVPFRRVHLAGDEPHFDTYDTSGPQDISPRIGLPKLRKEWIDKREKLGFPRFTQMFYAKKGIITEEMVYCAAREKLDPEFVRAEVARGRAIIPSNKKHLELEPMIVGRNFLVKVNANIGNSAVVSSIEEEVQKLQWATMWGADTIMDLSTGRHIHETREWILRNSSVPVGTVPIYQALEKVDGIAENLTWEVFRETLIEQAEQGVDYFTIHAGVLLRYIPLTAKRMTGIVSRGGSIHAKWCLTYHRENFAYEHWDDILDICNQYDIALSIGDGLRPGSIYDANDTAQFAELLTQGELTRRAWEKDVQVMNEGPGHIPMHKIPENMQKQLEWCNEAPFYTLGPLTTDIAPGYDHITSAIGAANIGALGTALLCYVTPKEHLGLPNRDDVKTGVISYKIAAHAADLAKGHPHAQAWDDALSKARFEFRWLDQFALSLDPMTATSFHDETLPSDGAKVAHFCSMCGPKFCSMKITEDVRKYAEEHGYGSAEEAVRQGMDAMSAEFLAAKKTVSGEQHGESGGEIYLPVDYINSAKK